The DNA window ATGCTCTGTGATGTGAAGAATGTTGAACGTTGAGGATCAAATACTATGCAATGTCATTTTGTAGCTTTCTTGATATTTAGAACTAATTGAATTTTTACACAAAAACCTTAAGTAGTTCCACAGGCCTCTCACGTCTCTTGAACaagactacatttttttttaaagacatggtctcACATATCCTAGGATGGCTCCAAACTCAATATTTAACTGAACACCTTCCTACTTCTCCTTCCTGGGATTGCTGCCACACCCACATGAGGTTTATGTGTTACTGGGGATGGACCCCACAGCCTTTTGTATGCTagacaagctctctaccaacagagctacacccccagctatgtatgcatatattttaatatatatatgtatgtatgtgtgtatatacatatatgtatatgtatatatatgtagtcAATCATGAAGGGATTTTCTCATCTCACTCCTTAGAGTACACTCAATTAAAATCGGATATACATGGTAGAACACAAACCCagattccttcctctctgcctttgcATCTTGACTAGAACTGGGACTTCCACACATCTACAACTGCCCAGCTTTCTCCAAATGAGATTCACTGCCTGGTGGCGCTGGAAGAAAGCACGTCCACAGGATGCTGTGCTCAGAGGTGGGCAAGAATATTGACCTGTCATCAAGGAGCTCCCATCTGTTCTGATATCGTGAGTCATCCTGTGCTTGGAGATAAGACCAAAAGCACAGTTTTATCATCCACCAAAACAAAATGGACACACTTTTCCATTATGCCTGAGCCTGTAACGAAAGCTCGAGGAAGTGAGTGGAACATGAAGTCACCCCTTCCGCCTCGGCAGACAGATGGGTAGAGACATTCTCATTTGTTCCCAGCCCTTTGTCTTCTGAGCACTTTTGGCATTTCCTTCAGGAAGCTGGAGGTTACGACCTAAGGTTTCCTTAGTGAACACATTCTGTTTCCCACAGTTAACCTCACCCAGAAATGACATCTACTCTAGTAGGTGAGGTTTATCTTCATGTCCCAACTGTGTCCTGTCCTGTGCATGTTCAATGACACTAGAGAACACAAATTCTGAAAAGTAACCATAGGCTGGAAAGCCAAACACGCCAACGTACTCCCATTTCATCTGCAGTAAAGATGACAGGAACTCCAAGAGTTGACTGTTGTAATCATTTTGTGTTGTATGCTTTCATTTCCCAGATGCCTTCATTTTAGTAGAAATATTTACATGGCCAGGAATactgagaaaattttaaaaggggtgtgtgtgtgtgtgtgtgtgtgtgtgtgtgtgtgtggtggtggtggtggtggtgaggtgaTCACCCACTTTGTAttctatttgttttaatttatactGCGTAGTCCCATATTGTTCTCATAAGAACCAAGATGGTGTCCTAGAAAGCGGGATGACTTGGAGGTTGGatatgtagctcagctggtagagtgcttgcctagcatgtgtgaggacctgggttcaatccccagcccacCATGAACCTgggcccagcactgaggaagaggcagaagcgGGGGAATTAAAGTTGACATTCATCTTCAGAGTGAGCATGAGGCAAGTCTGGAATCCGCTAGACCTTGActtaaaaacagacaaaccaaAAAAGGACAAGGCACTGAGTAACTTAGTATTACCTCCTCTTAACCAGGCTTTCTCCTCACCAGCAGAGTGCTAAAAGACTCAGAAAGTTGTATGCTTTTGTAGTTGTGTTTGAACTGATTATCtaaatcataatttaaaatagatttaagaattcattgttgtattttaaagtGGAATTATCACACTTAATTTTGTTTCACCCTGATGCACTTTGAAATCCAAATGGTTACGTTTATTTGCTGTGGTCTTTAGAAGGTTGATGGTTTTTCTCTTATTCTCTACATATCATGCCTTTAATGCTAGTTTATTGAAGTTTCTCTTCCTGAAAAAGCTAGAGTGGTTTCTAAACAAACCACATTTTTTCCATACCCCAGCTTATCAAGGTAAAAGCTTTTAAAGAGTACCACAAATTTGCTCTTAACTCTAATTCCAAAGAGCCACATAATCAACAGATATCTCagtgaatgatttttaaaaagttctcttCACAAaaggatctttaaaaaaatcagtttattAATGTTTAAAAGTTGATAAAGCTATGTGCAAAATGATCCACAAAAGTCAGGAACCtattaaatactattttttaaaagacatttcttGGTTTAATTGCACTGAAAAACCATACTAAAGAAacagtaatatatttttattctctgtAACATTTACACCCCCATCACTAGCTAATGACAGTTGAAATGAAGAATTCCTGATGTTCCCTGTCAGTTAAAGTAATGCTTTTTCGGGTACAAGAGGGTAGCACTTTCCTAAGAACTGCACATTCAATGATGTTAACACAGGTTAGGAAAAAACTCATTAAGATGACCTCAAAGGAACAAATACATTCAAAAATCATAAACTGTATTTTAAACAAGCTATAACCATCCTCCGGTTGTTTGAAATGGATCACACAACAGTCTGAAATAATCAATAAAAGTGCCAGAAACATTGTATTTGTtagagaaagaaatcaataaatgacTCTTGGTTTACAAAAGTTAACACCACTCATCACTGCATTCTGCTGTTTTCCCCCTGGTTCATCTGAGATCCTGGTTGCTATAATTCAAATAAAGTAGACTTCGTTATTCCCATCACAAACACATGTCCATTGTGGTTGTAATGGGAATAAGGAATGCACACAGACTAAAGGACACATTTAAGATCATGACTGATATAATTCAAATAAAGTAGACTTCGTTATTCCCATTACAAACACATGCCCATCATGGTTGTAATGGGAATAAGGAATGCACACAGACTAAAGGACACATTTAAGACCATGACTGATATAATTCAAATAAAGTGGACTTCGTTATTCCCATTGCAAACACATGCCCATCATGGTTGTAATGGGAATAAGGAATGAGCGAGGACCAAGGAACACACTTTCATCTTAAAGAAGGCCTACCAAATCCTTCACAACTTGACCGAACTTACATGGCAACTTTGGCCTCAGCAAATAGCCTTTCCTATCAACAGCCTGCCATTTTCAGACAATCAAGAAACAGACTCCTGCACAACCCCGTTCTGATGAACAGAAGCCAAACAGTTAGACAGACAGTTAAGATATAAAGTAAAAGACtatggagaagggggaggaaggggagagagggggagaaggggagagagggggaggggggagagggagagtgggACATGCACACCACCCTACCAAGCTACAGGGCACATACTCACTTGGCCTTTACAGTGAAAGATCACAGCTCAAAACTCCAGGGACACTTTCTCATGGGACCTTAGTCTTTGAGAAGGGGTCGGATGAGCCCTTCAGGAGCTTGACAATGCTAGACCTTTGGCTCAGTGCAAAATCAAAGCTCCAGGGTATGGGGGAGGGCAGGAAACCCACTGCAGGCCAGACCTTATCTCCACCCTTTCCAGTGCATTGTTCACAAGAACTACCTACCTACATCATGGCATCACCAGGCTGCacattctcccttccctccctctctcaggcTCCCAGTAGTTCCTTCCCGGCAGCAATGGAGAATaagagatattttttaaattctggggTAGTGGGTGACTGAGTCAGAGTGCTTCCCCAGTATCAACAGCTTCTGGttctaagaggaagagttgaCGTTTCCAGAAGACATAATGGTTTCTGGGTTGTCCCCATCGTCtttctgggggtgggaggagttgTCTGATTTGCTGCGGCTAAATTCCATGCCTGGGATGATGGGCCGCTTGAATTTGCCAGTGGAGTCTCCGTTGGGGCATTTGCAACAGGATATGATCCGGATGAAGGCCCTGCGCATCTCCTTGTTGGTCAGAGTGTAAATGATGGGGTTGGTACCTGAGTTCAGCACAGCCAGAACCAGGAAGTACTCTGCTTTGTACAGGATGCTGCAGGTCTTCGCCTTGCAGCCCACGTCCAACAACAGGAGGATGAAGAGAGGGGCCCAGCAGGCAATGAAGACACTCAGGACAATGATCACGGTCTTCAGTAAGGCCAGCGACTTCTCGGAACTGCGGCTGGCCTTGGAAATGTTCTTCCGGAAGGTCAGGCGGCGGCTGCGAGTCCTGACCAAGGAGTAGATCCTGCAGTAGAGGATGACGATGGAGAGCAGGAGCAGAGTGAAGACGGTGGTGCAGAAGAGAATATAGTGCTTGTGGTAGAGCGGGAGCACGGTGGAGCAGCTGGACAGCGAGCTGATGCAGTTCCAACCCATGATGGGCAGGCCACCCAGGATAAGCGAGATGACCCAGCAGGCGCTGATCAGCAGAAAAGAGCGCGAACTGTTGCTCCCGTTGTGTAGTTTCATCTTCAGCATGGTGATGTAGCGCTCGATGGCAATGGCAAGGAGGCTGAACACCGAGGCAGACAGCGCCACAAACATACTCCCTTCCCGCAGAAACCACTGCGCGGGGGTGAGCTTGTAGGTGGTGGCCCCAGACAACAACAGGTTAGCTGTGTAAGCCACTCCTGCTAACAGGTCCGAGAGGGCCAGGTTGCCGATGAAATAGTACATGGGCCGATGGAACTTCTTGGTTTTCCAAATAGTTAGCAAGACAAATATATTCTCTAGGATGATGAAGCAGCAGATGAGAATGAAGACCACTGAAGTCAGCTTAATGCCATGGTCCTTCTCCACCCCGATGTTCAGCTTGCCTGTGTAGTTATAATGCCGGACTATGATATCATAGTTGCCATAGTCGGAGACTGAGCTGCGGAGGGCCTTCACCACCGGGACGCTGGTGGACACCATAGCCGCAATGTGTCGCCAGGAGCCTGGGGTGGTACTTCTCCAGACGAACGCTAGAGGGCGAGGTTGAGCGGTCCTTCAGTTACCGCAGGGTCGGGTCAGTGAGCAATCCAACgctttttgtgtagctttgccttGGCTGGAGAGGGCCTCCGAAACAGCAGCCTTAAACAagttacaaagaaaagagaatcagGGAAGAGGCCCAGCACACTAGCATAATTCATTCTGGCCAAGGCGCTGCTCCAGTTTCTTGTTGATTTGTTTTAAGGAAACTTGGCCAGAGCATAggcaggactttttttttttttttttaactcaaattATCATTtctagtaacaaaacaaaaataaacacactcgAGAGAGATGAATTTAGGAACAGAGTGGGGAAATATTATCCAGAATGAACACTCTGACAAGAGGGTAACCTTCCCTCAGGTCACTGAGTCCACCAAAATGGGAACGGGAAACAGCTCCCTATTCTAGCGTTCAACCCCTCACCATTTCCCCCGGTATTGCCACCTCCAGCTTCCAACCCTGAGATTCCTTTGAGGGGTCACCAGCTCAGCGGCTTGCTCACCACCAGCCCAAGGGCCTCTTCTCACACCAACTGCCAATTCTGAGTGCCGCGCAGACATGCACACCCCtgcccccttcacacacacacacacacacacacacacacacacacttctcataGAGATCAGCCCACCTCCTAATTACCATGCAAGAAAGTAGATTTTCAGGAGGATCATTTGACACCCTAAGTCGTTTTCTGGGCCCTATTAATAACTCCCTAGGAGCAGGTGTGCTAAGGGTTGGGTCAGAGGGCGCAGCGAGGTGTGGGCCTCCAGACCCTGCAGTAAACAGGAAAGCTTGGCGCCTCCGAGAAGCAACTGCCtagtccttcttcttcttcttcttcttcttcttcttcttcttcttcttcttcttcttcttcttcttcttcttcttttctattttttttttgctttactcctccgccccaccccaccccccacacaagTAAACTTATTAAGGTAAAAGGTATTTATTCATCCAGAAGCCCTCCTATGAGATTGCAGCAAATCGCAGTTTCTACATGAACTGATTGCCTGTTTTGACTTTAGTCaacacaggcatgcacagagaAGTCACACTGCCTTGGGATAACCGAGCATGCCACTTTCTTTTAGCTTCAGGCACATTACTTTCCAGAAACACATACTGCTAAATTCTCAGGGCCCGTTTTAGTTACCGTTATTAATCCCCGCCCTTGCCCCACACCCCCAACATTGCCTCCTCTCCCATTAACTAGTAACCTCTAGAGGAAGGACACACACCACTAATTAAGTACTTTAAACACTACCTAGTAATGGATCAACgtgataataatgaaataaaaacaaaacaaacaaaaacctagaaCCATTGAAGTCATTTCTATGACAGAAAAGTTCACGAAACCCCGCATTTCCCCACCCTAATCGTACAATCCATTCTCAAGCAGTGGAAGTCACTGCCGTGATGCCTGATAATTTTGTCTATAGGATTTCCAAAAATAAGCTTCGCCCTTTTACTCCGTTCTAATGAATAGCAGCTTCTCCGcgctcccccacccctccatccccacccccagtcgTTTCTACAATTTTGGGATTAATCCTTTTCTGAACTTCACTAACTCCGTGCCCCCAAGGAGAAGCCAATCAAGATGGGCTCCATAGTAACCTGgtaatgcacttttttttttttttttaaacaaagtttttgtttgtttcgttcGATTTTAAAGCTTAGTTCTTGGGCACCTGGGCGCCCCGCAGCCGGCGCTGGAGCCTGAGAGGCTCGCAACCCCCTACCTCGCTCAAGCCGGACGAAGCTGCGTCCGCGGGGCTCTGGGTCTACACCGCGCGATCCGCATCTTGCTGCTGTCCTCGAATGACGGCGGCGACCAGCTCACTCGCAAAGTTCCCTGCGCTGGGGTCCCCTCCCTCCGCGGCCGTGCACTCCAATGGCCAGCCCTGCCCGCGGCTGCCCGCGCCACTCGGCAAAGCGAAGGCTCTGAGCGCCCCGCCGAGGCTGGGTGGCTCTTctaggaagggactgggaggggtTAACGCCTTGAACTCCTCCGCCCTCTGCCAGCGGCAGGGGGCCCCTCCGGGTccacgctgctgctgctgctgagaagCAGCCTCTAAGAAAGATCTGGGCCAGAGTGACTCAAATCAAACCAAATGAATAGGAGCCCCTCCGCCCCAACcagcagagagaggggaaagaaaaaggGGCGGAGCCTGGCAGCCCCTAAATTCTAACTCACAAATCACGTCTCTCTCGCCTTCTATCCGAGGTCCCCAGCGCTGGAGGGGACTCAGAAACTAGAGATGGGGATCCCTTGAAAAACTTTTCTTCGTAAAATCTTAGAGAGCAGAGGACAGCCTGCGTCTCGTGGAGGACCTTCCTGGTCCCG is part of the Peromyscus eremicus chromosome 6, PerEre_H2_v1, whole genome shotgun sequence genome and encodes:
- the S1pr1 gene encoding sphingosine 1-phosphate receptor 1; the protein is MVSTSVPVVKALRSSVSDYGNYDIIVRHYNYTGKLNIGVEKDHGIKLTSVVFILICCFIILENIFVLLTIWKTKKFHRPMYYFIGNLALSDLLAGVAYTANLLLSGATTYKLTPAQWFLREGSMFVALSASVFSLLAIAIERYITMLKMKLHNGSNSSRSFLLISACWVISLILGGLPIMGWNCISSLSSCSTVLPLYHKHYILFCTTVFTLLLLSIVILYCRIYSLVRTRSRRLTFRKNISKASRSSEKSLALLKTVIIVLSVFIACWAPLFILLLLDVGCKAKTCSILYKAEYFLVLAVLNSGTNPIIYTLTNKEMRRAFIRIISCCKCPNGDSTGKFKRPIIPGMEFSRSKSDNSSHPQKDDGDNPETIMSSGNVNSSS